In the Tetrapisispora phaffii CBS 4417 chromosome 10, complete genome genome, AGTGacacaaaaacaattatcAGTTTAACTTGAAGTAGTTGTTTTTAAAAGGTATAAAAGGGATGCAAATTCTCCATTTATTCTCTCCATTCGATTTGCGATTTTCCTCCCTTTGCTGGGAGCCCTTGCAAATGATGGGTGTTGTTCTGTTACGAGTCAATTGACAACGTCTGTCTACTTTTGTGAGGTCTGCTGAAGGTTTAAGGTGGGTATATAGCTACGATTAGGGCCATAATAGTGCATGTATTGTCGCTAAGTCTTGAGAACTTGGTTTTTGACGCGACCGCCAAAGGGTCTGACGGAACAAGTCATTTGTGGTGGGCGGGTAACTGCATGATTGATCTCATATTTCGATATGGTAAACACATCAAAATATCATGAATAATCCGAGTAGCTTATCTGTTTATAAGTTCTTACAAACAAGTATTATCAGTTCACCATTCAATAATTCGTATATTCTGTctaatacaaaaatatagtCGCATTCCGGTATTCTAAATTTACCTCCAATTGGAAATTTATTACCTTTGGAAGTCATTCAGTATAAATGAGAATATCTTAATGAATGAGAGTTTAGATTTGATTAGCTTATCGTCGTCTAGCAACTCCCAGGATGAAGAAGTGTCTATTGCTATCGTTACTCGATTCAATGATATAAAGTTAGATGAAAATGTAAGTACTGATGACCATTTGACAAagattaaatttaatgattctCCATTTTATAAACAGTTAAGTGTCATTCAAGATTCGATACTGTTAATAAATCCATGTGGTGGAAAACTTATAGATTCTGTTAAATTTACTATCGGAAATTCCGAATTGGAactattaaaaaatgatgaatcACATAGATTATGTTTATATTGTGGTGAATTGGATTCTAATGATCCACAAGTAGatcaatcaattgaattaaaatttccAACTCCATTAAAGTTAacagttaataataatttaataactgAAAATCTGGTAGGTTTAAAGAAAAGGAAAGGAACAATTCATCCCGTGGATATAACACAATCTATTCAAAATGGCTATTCTAAAGACATTACTGTGTCGTTCGACCACGGTAAggtaataaaaaaatatgtaaCATATTGTTCCATTGTTAAAGTTTACTCAGTTAACCAATTATTGtcaaaaattttagaagaaaatgaacTGCTCCCTTTATCAAGTAGCGTAGCAAAACTTAAAGATGGGAACGTAGATATTATCTCATCTTCCTTTgtaatatcattattgtGTCCAATATCTTTTTCGAAACTGAAATATCCAGTAGTATCCAAATATTGCAATCATATAGAATGTTTCGATGTGTTCTGGTTTTTAACCTCACAGCAGCAAATCCCAACTTGGGAATGCCCCATTTGCAAAGTTAAATGCACTATTGAAGATTTAGTCATATcagaatttttaattgaattactAGAGGATTCAGAAGAGTCCACTGAAAAAATAGCCGTGTCCTCAGATGGTTCATGGGAAGAGCTCCTTGCAGAAAGTCAGTCAGATGATAGTTTTAGTGACGGGGATAATTCTATCATTATTGTCAATGCCATTGACTCAAAACAATCCAAAAACAGAGAACAGATAAGTGACGATAACAGTCAATTAGTTGTAATATCTGCACCAGATAATGGAAGTGAAAACATATCTATGGTAGAAGAAATTCAACAAGTGGATGATGATTCGTACGATATGGACAACAGCATATTCCTATCATTAGATGACGATGCTACACGAGACTCGGTTGTTTTGAATCCAATCATTAAATCAACTAAAATCGTAAGTTCAGAACCGCTTATCAACAACTCtcatcaaaaattaaagaaaatacgTAATATATTAGGAACTCCaccattgaaaaatgaaacacaattttcaaattttgaagaaattaataatgattcttTAATTCAAACATCTGAAAGCTTTGgatcttttgaattttctaCCGAAAGCTTTacaaatgaagatgatcACGCCATAGAAAAAGTTGTGAATACAGCTGACAATGTTCAAGACACTATTATTACAAAACGAACGCCCCAGTTGGGACTCAGATTACAAAGAGATCGTGGATCTGTATCATTAAATGCATATATACAAGAATAAATAAGccttaaaaataaattatattttgacAAATGCTGGGACTatatttactatttatgTAAATATGTTATGTTATGCAATGCTATGTGAGACATggtattaatatttaaattacaTAGTGCATCTTGTATCATTGTGCAACTTGAAACAACTGACGGAACAGATTTTCTCACCACAATTGATACATCCTGATAGATCATCTGTTCCACCACAAATGGAACATATGGTAATGAATGGTAACACTTTaaagtattttttattgtaaACATTACTGAATATAATATGTCTGTTTACATTATCTAAAGCTTCGACATAACTTTGCAGAGTTCTTTTACTCGATAATATCCTTTTTAATGCTGTAAGTCTATGTGAAGGTTTTTTCTGAGTTGCAGGTGGTTTAGTTGATTTATATGAAAGTTTTAAGTTTTTGGGGACGTCAAATTTGTTTTTACCACGAGTATTTGAACCTGATGAATCTATTTTGTCTCTGttgatattgaatattgtaGAGAGTAACCCAGGAACCTCGTACTGgtcatttttattttctgtaTCAAGTTCCATAAACCTCTTCCTAGATTGAATTATATCAGCTGGAGAAAACTTATCTGGTAAAGATTGATTACTGGAGTTTTTTTTATCTCTATGGTTTGTTGAGTCTTCGGTGACTTCATCTGCATTACTAGTGTACAATTTAGCCTCCATATCAGCTAGCGAATAGTTAACACGTTTACTGTTCCTTGAAGATATAGTGGTAGACTTTATATTCTTCGATACACCTTGTCTACCTTTGGTTCCATTTAAGGATGTGAAATATACGTTTGGATTGTACGTTCTGGGGTTAATTTCCTCCACAAGCTTCGATGGCATTTTGTGATTAGCTGAAAGTACCTCTGTTTGATTGTGATGTGTTCAAGCCATTCATTACACAGTAGTCTgaacaatatatttcattaaacCTTTTTCTTTCTAATAAATGGTTTTATCAACTATTTTAAGTTGGAAAAATTCCATCGcgaaattaaaattaacGTATTCTTGTTACAGCGTAGTTCactgaaaataataactatCTGTTTAGAAATGTTATATTCTATTTATAAGTTATTGATATAAGAAGTAGGTAAATacatcttttatatattgtatGAATGGGCAATTAACTATTTTCCCAGTTTCTGGCCTTTACCTGGGAAATTCTTCCTTTCTGTGGTGAAAGTGGCAAATCTACTTGCAGCAGATTCTTTCTTCTCAGCTGTTGATTTTTCATTGCTTTTACTACTTCTTATTGTAGAAGTCTTTGCATTTCTGTTAGAATTGCCCAGTCTTTCACCTCTTCCACCAAACTTTGTGATTCTTGTGCCGTCTATGATAGAAATTAAAGTGACAAACCACACAGGTGGCTTGAAGTACCCAAATGGGTAGTAATTTGGGTTCTTGTTTGTTAACCACCAAAGTATTCTACCAAAACTCTTGGTATCTAGACATTCGTAGATATATCCTGTTAGCACACCGATGACACACAGTTGGAAAGAGTCGTCGCCACCGTTGAATACGAATGACATGATGATTTCTAGAACTGGATAGTATTTACCCTTAATTGGGATGAAACCGAAATATAGAATTTGAGAATCTTTATGATCCATAGCCCAAGTATAACCAATACATGACGAAAATGcacttttcaaaataaattctCTTTCGGAGATTTGGAAATACGCAGAAGTCAAAAGGGAGACTATAACCATACAGCACATGATATAGTACGCATAATTAGCTTTATTGTTCCTGAAATGGACGGTCTCTAGATGTAGAGATCTTGAATACAGATTGTAGAAGTCCAAGATCGTTGCCAAAGCTTGAGCAGCACCTCCTGGAATGATAATAATCGATGAAGTAAATATTCtccaaaattgaaaacgTTTCACAGAAAGATGCCATGAAAACACAAATCTACTCAAATcaataatagaaaatttCCATAACGCCATCAACGTGACAATCGAACTTAGTATAATCCTTGTGATAGGTGGAATACTTTGAAACCAGTTATGTGCGGAAACTGATGAACCACTAGTATTCATCTTAGTCCCtttgaatgaaaataaaaatcttGAAACCCTTAAAAACCTGAAATGAGTCTAGCTTTGTAACTCAAATTTAACCTGCAAAAACCTTGAGAACGTCCCTTAAAATCCTCAGCAGCCGCAAGAATTTACTAGTGACAATACAATTCCACCCATATGCATAAGAAACCTATTCAATAACGAAGTTAATAACATTCTCATCAATCAATTAAGTGTCTTTTAAAACTATAATTCTTATGATTAATGTTAACCTGTCAACTTCTAGTTTGAAGTTTATGCAGGTATGTTAGCGCCATGTGGCCCTTCACAGGCGCTAACATGTTTTGTGAAAAAggttaaaaaattttcactCTAAAGatcatctcatctcatctcatctgGAAATGggatgagatgagatgaggTTGTAAGCAAAGCTGATGGGAAGAGCCAGGATATTGGGTCTCGTGTGTGATTGATAGTTAAAGTGTATAGTTTGGATGAATGACTGTTTTGTATTTGAGAATTTGGACTGTGTTTGTTGCTTTGCAGGTTAAATAGATAGAGTGGGTTTTACAAGAGTTCAAAATCTGCTGAAGACATTATCAAGGAAATAATGGCAGTACGTTCCAATAGACAGATACTGACGCAAGGTCAGAAGTATGTCAGTAAGCAACATAGGAAGTTTGGTGCTGATGAGGTCACGTTCGACAAGGATTCCAGACTGGATTACCTAACAGGTTTCCATAAACGTAAAGTTCAAAGACAGAAGAAAGCTCAAGAGTACAATAAGGAAAGAGATAGATTAGCAAAGATTGATGAGAGGAAAAAGGTTCGTGACGAGAGAAAACAAATGATGGAGCAACAGATGTTGGATTTTAAGAGAACAATGAACTTGCAACTGGGTTCCGATGATGAGGGAGGAAATGAAGGTgaaaagataaattatgACCATGAATGGGAAGGCTTTAAATCAGACGAAGAGAAAGAATCTGAATCGAACGATAGTGAAAGCGTGAAACctattttgaaaaagaacGTCTTGGAAACAGCGGTATATACAGATGATACTACAGTTGAGCTTGAAGCGCTTGAACCAAATGATAACTTCGAATACCTTGCAAAATTAAACAACGTCAAATTAGAGAAGTCCTCTGAAATTCTAGATGAAAGTATAACTAGAGCTAAGAAATATGCTAAGTTTGTAGGAATGGTCGATAAAGATGAAGGCAAGGTAAATAAAAACCAAAAgtaaagaagaagaagtttaGATATTTGACAAAAACAGAAAGAAAGGTTAACCAATTTAAGGCAAACGCTAACAAACGTAGAAAATAAGCACCTAGGAAGGGTTGTTtgcatatataaatataatctCGATATGTTTATACGATATGTccatataaaaaatatttaaaaataatacagaAATCGAATGCATGTGTGTAACTATAATACATGAAGATCAATAGTCACCTTTTCTATTGACAGATAGGCTGCCTATTTGATGGATGTCATGCTACTAATATGATCGCTCTCTAATCTGAAGATAGCCCAGAGTGCTCTTCTTGCAATTTCTAAGTACTGAGTTTCACCGTCAAAAATCATTGAGTCGGTCAACTCGAATCCTAATATTTGACCAAAGAAGATCCAGCACCACCAATATCTGATTATTAAATCATAGAAAATGgtgtaataataatacttaACTGGAAAATTGACTCTTTTGTTGGCCTTTGGATCTGCCTTAGTGTTGGCAACACTAGAGCttctaatattataaaGGGAAGTGATGGACCAATCTTTTCTAATATCCCAATAAAATGAGAATGTGGAGTTTATTAACATGAAAACTTTGTGGAATACGTTTATTTGGTAAGTCTCATGGTATTCAGGGTAGGCTCTTGAGATCCACATACAGAATAGTACAGGTAGACCGGAAGCATATttcattgaattatatagaTGATTTTTATCCATACCATTCGAATTGATAAATTCTCTAATACATTGGAAGATTCTGATGAAAATAGGTATACATGCCACCAATAAATCTAAATGACgtaattttatttcacCAGTAATCAAAATCGAATTATAAATAGTAAAATCTATCAATGGTTTGGCATACGATGTCAATGTATCTGAAATAAGGATGTATGTGGTTCTTAAATTCCTTGGCCTtgattcaataaatattagTCTCGAACAGCAGTACCTAATAATGCTACAGTTTCTAAGGATATAGTAGACAATAAAAAGAGCTTGCAATAAtggatatatttttgaagttttgattataatttcACAAATTCTTTGAGCCATtgcaaaaagaaaaaaaggATCATTCCTGCTATCTGGAGAATCTATTGGCTGGGAAAATAATACATCAGCATAATTCTGTCTGAAAAACCAAAATGTACAAGTGATTATATGCATTGGTAGGATTATTTTCGTTaatttaacattaaaattgTAAACAATCTTAGAAAGTTTCAAAGTcgataaattatttgcaTTGTTGTTCGTGTTGAAGGTATTGTCACCATCTTCTTCCTTAGAGGCTGATTTATCGAGGGCAATTAATTTCACTATAtctatatcatttttaatgtaCAATTTTATGATTAAATACCAAAACCAGCAACCTAGCAACAGTAATAGATTGATTCTTTGAGGAACAGGAAGTGACAAGTTATCCAAATGGAAAGCCTCGTGGACGTCCAtgctttttctttttcgaTAATAGTCTACCACTGGATGCTTACAACCTTGATACTTGTTTGCATATACTTCATGTTTTCAACAAGACACATTCGCTATAATGTATCGACAGTTTTATAAACCTAGTTTCTGGAACCTGTTCTTAATGCCCGGATAAGCGATGTAAACAAAAACCAGTGCGATGAGCAATGAAGCCACGCATACAGTTAGCAAATGTGAATAAGAGAATCGTAAACGCCATCTACAGCATTCCACTTGATTATGCAAACATAAACTACAAAGTGTTactaaattaaataaaagtaGAGAGGAAAGAATGGATATATTTACATGTCAGTTGCGAACGTACATGACGTatgattatattataatcagataatataaaaagttTAATCATTACAAATGTTCATGATTAGcatgaaatattaatcaTCATCTTATAACATAGGACAAGAACGGTTAACAATCGTATACACCGTACAAATACCTTTATCGCTTGAGTATACTCATGTTGATGATGCAGTTGTGTACAAATAGCtacttttttcaataaaatatttggaagAATTGGGTGTGGAAccaaaataattttcttcagagatgtaaatatatcagAATTTTCAGTGTTTGGCTTGTTGTTATATTTCTGTCATTTCCGACTGCACATTATTTTATACTTaaatagaaataatatacaCTGAATAGATCCGCCTGGGGCGACAACTTGTCATCACAATAAATGCATCAatggaaaaagaaaattgttttgaaaCAAACCCACATCCGTCCTCATTC is a window encoding:
- the VPS71 gene encoding Vps71p (similar to Saccharomyces cerevisiae VPS71 (YML041C); ancestral locus Anc_5.511); its protein translation is MPSKLVEEINPRTYNPNVYFTSLNGTKGRQGVSKNIKSTTISSRNSKRVNYSLADMEAKLYTSNADEVTEDSTNHRDKKNSSNQSLPDKFSPADIIQSRKRFMELDTENKNDQYEVPGLLSTIFNINRDKIDSSGSNTRGKNKFDVPKNLKLSYKSTKPPATQKKPSHRLTALKRILSSKRTLQSYVEALDNVNRHIIFSNVYNKKYFKVLPFITICSICGGTDDLSGCINCGEKICSVSCFKLHNDTRCTM
- the ERD1 gene encoding Erd1p (similar to Saccharomyces cerevisiae ERD1 (YDR414C); ancestral locus Anc_5.515), producing the protein MDVHEAFHLDNLSLPVPQRINLLLLLGCWFWYLIIKLYIKNDIDIVKLIALDKSASKEEDGDNTFNTNNNANNLSTLKLSKIVYNFNVKLTKIILPMHIITCTFWFFRQNYADVLFSQPIDSPDSRNDPFFLFAMAQRICEIIIKTSKIYPLLQALFIVYYILRNCSIIRYCCSRLIFIESRPRNLRTTYILISDTLTSYAKPLIDFTIYNSILITGEIKLRHLDLLVACIPIFIRIFQCIREFINSNGMDKNHLYNSMKYASGLPVLFCMWISRAYPEYHETYQINVFHKVFMLINSTFSFYWDIRKDWSITSLYNIRSSSVANTKADPKANKRVNFPVKYYYYTIFYDLIIRYWWCWIFFGQILGFELTDSMIFDGETQYLEIARRALWAIFRLESDHISSMTSIK
- the TPHA0J02980 gene encoding Siz/PIAS RING finger protein (similar to Saccharomyces cerevisiae SIZ1 (YDR409W) and NFI1 (YOR156C); ancestral locus Anc_5.509), whose amino-acid sequence is MNESLDLISLSSSSNSQDEEVSIAIVTRFNDIKLDENVSTDDHLTKIKFNDSPFYKQLSVIQDSILLINPCGGKLIDSVKFTIGNSELELLKNDESHRLCLYCGELDSNDPQVDQSIELKFPTPLKLTVNNNLITENLVGLKKRKGTIHPVDITQSIQNGYSKDITVSFDHGKVIKKYVTYCSIVKVYSVNQLLSKILEENELLPLSSSVAKLKDGNVDIISSSFVISLLCPISFSKLKYPVVSKYCNHIECFDVFWFLTSQQQIPTWECPICKVKCTIEDLVISEFLIELLEDSEESTEKIAVSSDGSWEELLAESQSDDSFSDGDNSIIIVNAIDSKQSKNREQISDDNSQLVVISAPDNGSENISMVEEIQQVDDDSYDMDNSIFLSLDDDATRDSVVLNPIIKSTKIVSSEPLINNSHQKLKKIRNILGTPPLKNETQFSNFEEINNDSLIQTSESFGSFEFSTESFTNEDDHAIEKVVNTADNVQDTIITKRTPQLGLRLQRDRGSVSLNAYIQE
- the RRP17 gene encoding rRNA-processing protein RRP17 (similar to Saccharomyces cerevisiae YDR412W; ancestral locus Anc_5.514), which gives rise to MAVRSNRQILTQGQKYVSKQHRKFGADEVTFDKDSRLDYLTGFHKRKVQRQKKAQEYNKERDRLAKIDERKKVRDERKQMMEQQMLDFKRTMNLQLGSDDEGGNEGEKINYDHEWEGFKSDEEKESESNDSESVKPILKKNVLETAVYTDDTTVELEALEPNDNFEYLAKLNNVKLEKSSEILDESITRAKKYAKFVGMVDKDEGKVNKNQK
- the DFM1 gene encoding Dfm1p (similar to Saccharomyces cerevisiae DFM1 (YDR411C); ancestral locus Anc_5.513), with protein sequence MNTSGSSVSAHNWFQSIPPITRIILSSIVTLMALWKFSIIDLSRFVFSWHLSVKRFQFWRIFTSSIIIIPGGAAQALATILDFYNLYSRSLHLETVHFRNNKANYAYYIMCCMVIVSLLTSAYFQISEREFILKSAFSSCIGYTWAMDHKDSQILYFGFIPIKGKYYPVLEIIMSFVFNGGDDSFQLCVIGVLTGYIYECLDTKSFGRILWWLTNKNPNYYPFGYFKPPVWFVTLISIIDGTRITKFGGRGERLGNSNRNAKTSTIRSSKSNEKSTAEKKESAASRFATFTTERKNFPGKGQKLGK